A genome region from Alicyclobacillus acidocaldarius subsp. acidocaldarius DSM 446 includes the following:
- a CDS encoding ABC transporter substrate-binding protein → MCVVGAAGGLAGCGTPVEHRTNAPAMAASAAPASQGVVRITAPTGSNLTTLDPSQWGPQILVDQGTIMEGLFGYNQQNQIVPKLCAGYTLSKDGLTWTFQIRRDARWSNGQPVTAYDFYYAYMRQLAPTNPNGQLWLSVLNVVKNAYAYHAGTVPLSQLGLKVLGPYTLQITTSVPHYILGDLAEAGSMPINEQVAKAHPTDWFLPPYFVSDAPFTVKSFTPNGTLVLVRNPKYVGHPGEVNEGNAQEIDVVPGTSVPVEDFMANKVDVVEVGTPSDLQYVKTHPALLAQLHKAPDYAVTYLQYDNSAVPSPLTNPLVRQAIGEAIQRAPIVQDVLGGMAGTTTTFSVPGWPTAKYERGLPENVTQARALLAKAGYPGGKGFPTLYLYAEVPSSNPQLVPVAEAVAQELQMNLGIHTKIVQLNSTQWGNLTYGGPQKGIQPGYNVAVGGTNDLDPASLNLGGDQGVYWPGTYGYSLAFVQHVLPWYNTPYDPASIQKYGDPNNPNMGVTWSQWAPLVKAAQADIAYLNRWTAEQPAAWRKIMDPPGSPSLTQQWNQIVQQFKQAKTAAAKHAAWVQAWKFVAPYSEGSGGGGINTGSLDVQVYWDQHESNDVRTWRMWQAEYQNSPDMFSSAATAAKLMTQLIQQGYTIPLYYAETYYLERTGITGAQPNPWSWGGFYQMQYLSVR, encoded by the coding sequence ATGTGCGTGGTGGGCGCCGCGGGAGGATTGGCGGGGTGCGGAACGCCCGTGGAGCACCGCACAAACGCGCCGGCCATGGCGGCGAGCGCCGCACCGGCTTCGCAAGGGGTGGTTCGGATCACGGCGCCGACGGGAAGCAACCTGACGACGCTCGATCCGTCGCAGTGGGGGCCGCAGATTCTCGTGGATCAGGGGACCATCATGGAGGGGCTGTTTGGATACAACCAGCAGAATCAGATTGTGCCCAAGCTCTGCGCGGGGTACACGCTGTCCAAGGACGGGCTCACGTGGACGTTCCAGATCCGCCGCGACGCGCGCTGGTCGAACGGTCAGCCGGTCACGGCCTATGACTTCTACTACGCGTACATGCGGCAGTTGGCCCCCACGAATCCCAACGGCCAGCTGTGGCTGAGTGTGCTGAACGTCGTGAAAAACGCGTATGCGTATCACGCAGGCACCGTGCCGCTCAGCCAGCTGGGCCTCAAGGTGCTCGGCCCTTACACGCTTCAAATCACGACTTCGGTGCCTCACTACATCCTGGGCGATCTCGCCGAGGCCGGATCGATGCCCATCAACGAGCAGGTGGCGAAGGCGCATCCCACCGACTGGTTCTTGCCGCCGTATTTCGTGAGCGATGCGCCGTTCACGGTGAAGTCGTTCACGCCGAACGGGACGCTGGTCTTGGTGCGCAACCCGAAATACGTGGGCCATCCGGGCGAGGTGAACGAGGGCAACGCGCAGGAGATTGACGTGGTGCCCGGGACGAGCGTGCCGGTGGAGGACTTCATGGCGAACAAGGTGGACGTGGTGGAAGTGGGCACGCCGTCGGATCTTCAGTACGTGAAGACGCATCCGGCCCTCCTCGCCCAGCTGCACAAGGCGCCGGACTACGCCGTGACGTACCTTCAGTACGACAATTCGGCCGTTCCATCGCCGCTCACCAATCCGCTCGTCCGCCAGGCCATTGGGGAGGCCATCCAGCGCGCGCCCATCGTTCAGGATGTGCTGGGAGGCATGGCGGGCACCACCACCACGTTCTCAGTACCGGGGTGGCCCACGGCCAAGTACGAGCGCGGCCTGCCCGAGAACGTCACGCAGGCGCGCGCACTACTCGCCAAAGCCGGATATCCCGGCGGCAAGGGCTTCCCGACGCTCTACCTGTACGCGGAGGTGCCGTCCTCCAATCCACAGCTCGTGCCGGTGGCGGAGGCCGTCGCACAGGAGCTCCAGATGAACCTCGGCATTCATACGAAGATTGTGCAGCTGAACAGCACCCAATGGGGGAACCTGACCTACGGCGGTCCGCAGAAAGGCATCCAGCCCGGCTACAACGTGGCGGTGGGCGGAACGAACGACTTGGACCCCGCCTCGCTCAACCTGGGCGGAGATCAGGGCGTGTACTGGCCGGGTACCTATGGGTATTCCCTCGCCTTTGTGCAGCACGTCCTGCCTTGGTACAACACGCCGTACGATCCCGCCTCCATCCAGAAGTACGGCGATCCGAACAACCCCAACATGGGCGTGACGTGGAGCCAGTGGGCGCCGCTCGTCAAAGCCGCACAGGCCGACATCGCGTACCTGAACCGATGGACGGCCGAGCAGCCCGCAGCGTGGAGGAAGATCATGGACCCGCCGGGATCGCCGTCGCTTACGCAGCAGTGGAATCAAATTGTCCAGCAGTTCAAGCAGGCCAAGACGGCGGCGGCCAAGCACGCGGCATGGGTGCAGGCTTGGAAGTTTGTAGCGCCCTACTCCGAGGGATCCGGCGGGGGCGGAATCAACACCGGCAGCCTGGACGTGCAGGTGTATTGGGATCAGCACGAGTCGAACGACGTCCGCACCTGGCGCATGTGGCAGGCTGAGTACCAGAACAGCCCGGACATGTTCTCCTCCGCGGCCACGGCTGCGAAGCTCATGACTCAGCTCATTCAGCAGGGGTACACCATTCCGCTCTACTACGCCGAGACGTATTACCTGGAGCGCACGGGCATCACGGGCGCGCAGCCGAACCCGTGGTCCTGGGGCGGATTCTATCAGATGCAGTACTTGTCGGTGCGCTGA
- a CDS encoding glutamate-5-semialdehyde dehydrogenase: MSVDAKAELVESVRSTLRGAQAAKRHMATAPTRVKNEALSHMADAIWARRSEILAANAADVDAARREGQPAARVDRLMLDEARLQQIIEGVREVEALPDPVGEEVERILRPNGLDIRKVRVPMGVIAMIYEARPNVTVDAAVLAVKTGNVAVLRGGSKALRSNQALVAAIHDGLRQAGLPEAAVSLVAHADRDAVDVLIRARGLVDLAIPRGGAGLIRRVVENASVPVIETGVGNCHVYVDRAANFEMAARIVVNAKTQRPSVCNAAETLLVHAEIADAWLPEAARALVERGVELRACPRALDILRRAGIPAVAAQEADWETEYLDLILAVRVVDTLEDAIAHIDRYGTQHSEVIVTEDEDAARVFLASIDAAAVYHNASSRFTDGFEFGFGAEIGISTQKMHARGPMGLRELTSYKYVVYGHGQVRE, from the coding sequence ATGAGTGTCGACGCGAAGGCGGAACTGGTGGAATCGGTGCGTTCCACCCTGCGCGGCGCGCAGGCGGCGAAGCGGCACATGGCCACGGCGCCGACGCGCGTCAAGAACGAGGCGCTTTCGCACATGGCGGACGCCATCTGGGCGCGCAGGAGCGAGATTTTGGCCGCGAACGCGGCCGACGTGGACGCGGCGCGGCGGGAAGGGCAGCCCGCGGCCCGCGTGGATCGGCTGATGCTCGACGAGGCGCGGCTTCAGCAGATCATCGAGGGCGTGCGCGAGGTCGAGGCGCTGCCAGATCCGGTGGGCGAAGAGGTAGAGCGCATCCTCCGCCCGAACGGCCTCGACATCCGCAAGGTGCGCGTGCCGATGGGCGTGATCGCCATGATCTACGAGGCGCGGCCGAACGTGACGGTGGACGCGGCGGTGCTCGCGGTGAAGACGGGCAACGTGGCGGTGCTGCGCGGCGGGAGCAAGGCGCTTCGGTCGAACCAGGCGCTCGTGGCGGCCATCCACGACGGGCTGCGGCAGGCGGGACTGCCGGAAGCCGCGGTGTCGCTCGTGGCCCACGCGGACCGGGACGCGGTGGATGTGCTCATCCGGGCGCGGGGGCTTGTCGATCTCGCCATTCCCCGCGGGGGCGCGGGGCTGATTCGCCGTGTAGTGGAGAACGCGTCGGTTCCGGTGATTGAGACGGGCGTGGGCAACTGCCACGTGTACGTGGACCGCGCCGCGAACTTCGAGATGGCCGCGCGCATCGTGGTGAACGCGAAGACGCAGCGCCCGTCCGTGTGCAATGCGGCGGAGACGCTCCTCGTGCACGCGGAAATTGCGGATGCGTGGCTCCCGGAGGCGGCGCGCGCCCTCGTGGAGCGGGGCGTGGAGTTGCGCGCGTGCCCACGCGCGCTCGACATCCTGCGCCGCGCTGGCATCCCTGCGGTGGCTGCGCAGGAGGCGGATTGGGAAACTGAATATCTGGATCTCATCCTCGCCGTCCGGGTGGTCGACACCCTGGAGGACGCCATCGCGCACATCGATCGCTACGGCACGCAGCACTCGGAGGTCATTGTCACGGAGGACGAGGATGCGGCGCGGGTGTTCCTTGCATCCATCGACGCGGCGGCCGTGTACCACAACGCGTCGAGCCGGTTTACGGACGGGTTCGAGTTCGGGTTTGGGGCCGAGATCGGCATCTCGACGCAGAAGATGCACGCCCGCGGGCCGATGGGCTTGCGCGAGCTGACGAGCTACAAGTACGTGGTGTACGGACACGGGCAGGTGCGGGAATAG
- a CDS encoding fumarylacetoacetate hydrolase family protein, which yields MKLCTYREGSALRLGLVRGDEVVDVAASAAQLRISVPETMEAVIAEYTHVRRALEAIEEKGVPAGKLSDLRLAPPVTRPQKILCVGLNYRKHAEESKMPIPSSPVYFAKFANSLAAHGDEIAIPEVAREVDYEVELVAVIGRRCRNVSEEEALGAVFGYAIGNDLSARDLQMRASQWLYGKAIDGFAPLGPYIATADEVGDPQRLGLRLYVNGELRQNSSTADMIFSVAQVIADLSRIMTLEPGDLVYTGTPEGVILGREKKVWLKPGDEMACEIDGLGRLENRLVAG from the coding sequence ATGAAGCTCTGCACCTACCGGGAAGGGAGCGCGCTGCGGCTCGGCCTTGTGCGCGGCGACGAGGTGGTGGACGTCGCGGCGAGCGCGGCGCAACTCAGGATCTCGGTGCCCGAAACGATGGAGGCCGTGATCGCGGAATATACTCACGTTCGGCGCGCGCTCGAGGCCATCGAGGAGAAGGGCGTTCCCGCCGGGAAGCTGTCGGACCTGCGGCTCGCGCCTCCCGTCACCCGCCCGCAGAAGATCCTGTGCGTGGGGCTCAACTACCGCAAGCACGCCGAGGAGTCGAAGATGCCGATTCCCTCGTCGCCGGTCTATTTCGCCAAATTTGCGAACAGTCTGGCCGCGCACGGGGACGAGATCGCCATTCCCGAGGTGGCGCGCGAGGTGGACTACGAGGTGGAACTGGTGGCGGTCATCGGCCGCAGGTGCCGCAACGTCTCAGAGGAGGAGGCGCTCGGCGCGGTGTTTGGCTACGCCATCGGGAACGATTTGAGCGCGAGGGATCTCCAAATGCGCGCGTCGCAGTGGCTGTACGGCAAGGCCATCGACGGCTTCGCGCCGCTCGGCCCGTACATCGCGACGGCCGACGAGGTGGGAGATCCGCAGCGCCTGGGCTTACGGCTCTATGTAAACGGTGAGTTGCGCCAGAACTCGTCGACCGCGGACATGATCTTCTCGGTGGCGCAGGTGATTGCGGATTTGTCCCGCATCATGACGCTTGAGCCGGGCGATCTCGTCTACACCGGCACGCCGGAGGGCGTGATCCTGGGCCGGGAGAAGAAGGTGTGGCTCAAGCCGGGGGACGAGATGGCGTGCGAAATTGATGGGCTCGGGCGGCTCGAGAACCGGCTTGTGGCGGGCTGA
- a CDS encoding universal stress protein, translating to MKHIVWAVDGSDCAWRAGDMAAECLDKWPEARLTAVFVHVPAVPTSEWTAEYAVQMEREAEKLAGELRSEIERRFAAFGPRVAFRVEHGAPAERLVQAADELGADLIVLGSHGKSAVDRLLMGSVSTAVLHRAKQAVLVVR from the coding sequence GTGAAACACATCGTATGGGCGGTGGACGGATCGGATTGTGCGTGGCGCGCGGGCGACATGGCGGCTGAGTGTCTGGACAAATGGCCGGAAGCCAGGCTGACCGCTGTGTTTGTGCACGTGCCTGCGGTGCCGACGTCGGAGTGGACCGCGGAGTACGCGGTGCAGATGGAGCGGGAGGCGGAGAAGCTCGCGGGCGAGTTGCGGAGCGAGATCGAGCGGCGATTCGCGGCGTTTGGCCCGCGAGTGGCGTTCCGCGTCGAGCACGGCGCGCCTGCTGAGCGCCTTGTGCAAGCCGCAGACGAGCTGGGGGCCGATCTCATCGTCCTGGGCAGCCATGGGAAAAGCGCCGTGGACCGGCTGCTCATGGGCAGCGTGAGTACGGCCGTGCTGCACCGGGCGAAGCAGGCCGTCCTGGTGGTGCGGTGA
- a CDS encoding AraC family transcriptional regulator, which translates to MEAVHLLEHRQHGDATFHIQAYHVVLTPGPHQQTVNLHWHSEAEFIVVTRGSVCLQVGSQRHVLADGGVALLSGGELHSMASPGKGPSECKAIVFGLDLLEGPSGDRVQQSYLSPLASGKLRLPGAIAHDHPVRPHLAARLCEIAEALEEQPVGYELAVKGCLYDVLAQLFRAKLLVEDSPRREMDDRRADTLKAVLTYIDEHLSDKLRLADLARVANMSEGHFCRFFKEMTHRKPMQYVNERRVARAADLLKDPNRSITAIGMDLGFHDVSYFIKVFRSYKHCTPLAYRKALLRKPPRS; encoded by the coding sequence GTGGAAGCCGTACATCTCCTTGAACATCGGCAGCACGGCGACGCGACCTTTCACATCCAAGCCTATCACGTGGTGCTGACGCCCGGGCCACATCAGCAGACCGTCAACCTGCATTGGCACAGCGAGGCCGAGTTCATCGTGGTGACGCGCGGCAGCGTGTGTCTGCAGGTGGGCAGCCAGCGCCATGTGCTTGCCGATGGCGGCGTCGCGCTTCTCAGCGGCGGGGAACTTCACAGCATGGCCTCCCCCGGCAAAGGCCCGTCCGAGTGCAAGGCCATCGTGTTCGGGCTCGACCTCCTGGAGGGTCCGTCGGGCGATCGCGTCCAGCAATCCTACCTCTCGCCGCTCGCGTCGGGAAAGCTTCGGCTGCCCGGCGCCATCGCGCACGACCATCCGGTTCGGCCACATCTTGCGGCGCGCCTTTGCGAGATCGCCGAAGCCCTGGAAGAGCAGCCTGTCGGCTATGAACTCGCGGTCAAAGGCTGCCTCTACGATGTGCTCGCGCAACTGTTTCGAGCCAAGCTTCTGGTCGAAGACAGCCCCAGGCGGGAGATGGACGACCGCCGCGCGGACACGCTGAAGGCCGTCCTCACCTACATCGATGAGCATCTCAGCGACAAGCTTCGCCTTGCGGACCTGGCGCGCGTCGCCAACATGAGCGAAGGACATTTTTGCCGCTTTTTCAAGGAGATGACCCACCGCAAGCCCATGCAGTACGTGAACGAGCGGCGCGTGGCGCGGGCGGCAGACCTGCTCAAGGACCCGAATCGAAGCATCACGGCCATCGGCATGGACCTCGGGTTTCACGACGTGAGCTATTTCATCAAGGTGTTTCGCAGCTACAAGCACTGCACACCGCTCGCGTACCGCAAGGCGCTGCTTAGGAAGCCA
- the yicI gene encoding alpha-xylosidase, which yields MKFTDGNWLVREGVSIHPGLAVQEWRQEGDGVLFFVACRPVAHRGHMLDGPMLTCRISFPRPGMVRVEQHHFFGRMPRGPHFPLELKPQPFDAAETEDGVVLRAGEMEVRVRLSPWSIAFYENGRFLTESGPRSTAYVVDHGRPHMRGQLHLSVGENVYGLGERFTAFVKNGQSLDIWNRDGGTGSDQAYKNVPFYLTNRGYGVFVNHPERVWFEIGTEFVSKVQFSVEGEALDYVVIGGCHPKGVIERYTALTGRPALPPMWSFGLWLSTSFTTDYDEETVSQFVDGMASRGIPLSVFHFDCFWMKPFEWCNFAWDTACFPDPAGMLARLKSRGLRICVWINPYIAQKSPLFREAMERGYLLKRPNGDVWQWDLWQPGMGIVDFTNPDARRWYQSHLRRLLDMGVDAFKTDFGERIPTDVVYHDGSDPQKMHNFYSYLYNEAVWEVLRERGGGEALVFARSATAGGQRFPVHWGGDCRGTYESMAETLRGGLSLALSGFGFWSHDIGGFEDTAPAHLYKRWIAFGLFSSHSRLHGSGSYRVPWLFDEESVDVLRHFTRWKLRLMPYLWSCAVEAHRTGVPMLRPMMLEFPDDPTCDTLDRQYMLGPSLLVAPVFSETGEVVYYLPEGRWTHLFTGETRQGGRWYRERYDFMSLPVFVREGSILAMGAETDRPNQPYHREVAIHVYPIRPDHRSACTLFDEQGNELGTWHAFWDGDHLVLTAQGRSEAWSAVLHGIDDPAKLAAQGAECRVSPEGVVISPHHPQEAVRVAGCREQWRAE from the coding sequence ATGAAGTTCACCGACGGCAACTGGCTTGTCCGCGAAGGCGTCTCCATTCATCCCGGCCTCGCCGTGCAGGAATGGCGGCAAGAGGGAGACGGCGTCCTCTTCTTCGTCGCGTGCCGCCCCGTGGCGCACCGCGGCCACATGCTCGATGGCCCCATGCTCACCTGCCGCATCTCCTTTCCCCGGCCTGGTATGGTGCGGGTGGAGCAGCATCACTTTTTCGGCCGGATGCCCCGCGGGCCCCATTTCCCGCTTGAGCTCAAACCTCAGCCGTTTGACGCGGCGGAGACGGAGGACGGTGTCGTCCTGCGCGCCGGCGAGATGGAGGTGCGCGTGCGGCTGTCCCCATGGTCCATCGCGTTTTACGAGAACGGCCGCTTTCTCACCGAGAGCGGCCCTCGGTCGACCGCGTACGTCGTCGATCACGGCCGCCCCCACATGCGCGGCCAATTGCATCTGTCCGTGGGTGAAAACGTCTATGGCCTTGGCGAGCGGTTTACGGCGTTCGTCAAGAACGGCCAGTCCCTCGACATCTGGAACCGAGACGGCGGGACGGGATCGGACCAGGCGTACAAGAACGTACCCTTCTATCTTACCAACCGCGGCTACGGCGTGTTCGTGAACCATCCCGAGCGCGTGTGGTTTGAAATCGGGACGGAGTTCGTGTCCAAGGTGCAGTTCAGCGTCGAGGGGGAGGCGCTCGATTACGTGGTCATTGGCGGCTGCCATCCGAAGGGCGTGATCGAGCGATACACGGCGCTCACGGGGCGGCCGGCGCTGCCGCCGATGTGGTCGTTTGGGCTGTGGTTGTCGACGTCGTTCACCACCGACTATGACGAGGAGACGGTCAGCCAGTTTGTCGACGGCATGGCGTCTCGCGGCATTCCGCTGAGCGTATTCCACTTCGACTGTTTCTGGATGAAGCCGTTTGAGTGGTGCAACTTCGCGTGGGACACCGCCTGCTTCCCCGATCCGGCGGGCATGCTCGCGCGCCTCAAATCCCGCGGGTTGCGCATCTGCGTCTGGATCAACCCCTACATCGCGCAGAAATCGCCGCTTTTCCGCGAGGCGATGGAGCGCGGCTACCTGCTCAAACGCCCGAACGGCGACGTGTGGCAGTGGGACCTGTGGCAGCCGGGCATGGGCATCGTCGACTTCACAAACCCCGACGCCCGCCGCTGGTACCAGTCCCACCTGCGTCGGCTGCTCGACATGGGCGTCGATGCGTTCAAAACGGACTTCGGCGAGCGGATTCCGACGGATGTGGTGTACCACGACGGATCGGACCCGCAAAAGATGCACAACTTCTACAGCTACCTGTACAACGAGGCTGTGTGGGAAGTCCTCCGCGAGCGGGGAGGCGGTGAAGCATTGGTCTTTGCGCGATCCGCCACCGCTGGCGGCCAGCGCTTCCCGGTGCACTGGGGCGGCGACTGCCGGGGCACGTACGAATCCATGGCGGAGACGCTTCGCGGTGGCCTGAGCCTCGCCTTGTCCGGCTTCGGATTCTGGAGCCACGACATCGGCGGGTTTGAGGACACAGCCCCCGCCCACCTGTACAAGCGCTGGATTGCCTTTGGGCTCTTCTCGAGCCACAGCCGCCTGCACGGAAGCGGATCGTACCGCGTGCCGTGGCTGTTCGACGAGGAGTCGGTGGACGTTTTGCGCCACTTCACGCGGTGGAAGCTCCGGCTCATGCCATATCTTTGGTCGTGCGCCGTCGAGGCGCACCGCACGGGCGTGCCCATGCTGCGCCCCATGATGCTCGAATTTCCGGACGATCCGACCTGCGACACCTTGGACCGCCAATATATGCTCGGCCCGTCGCTTCTCGTCGCGCCGGTGTTCTCGGAGACGGGTGAGGTCGTGTACTATCTCCCGGAAGGGCGCTGGACGCACCTGTTCACCGGAGAGACGAGGCAAGGCGGCAGATGGTACCGCGAACGGTACGATTTCATGAGCCTGCCTGTGTTCGTGCGCGAAGGCAGCATCCTGGCCATGGGCGCGGAAACGGACCGGCCTAACCAACCCTACCACCGCGAGGTGGCCATCCACGTCTATCCCATCCGGCCGGACCATCGCAGTGCGTGCACTCTGTTTGACGAACAGGGCAACGAATTGGGCACATGGCATGCCTTCTGGGATGGAGACCATCTGGTCCTCACCGCGCAAGGTCGGAGCGAGGCATGGAGCGCCGTATTGCACGGTATCGACGATCCGGCAAAGCTCGCCGCGCAGGGCGCGGAATGCCGCGTCTCACCCGAGGGAGTCGTGATCAGCCCGCACCATCCACAGGAGGCGGTGCGGGTGGCAGGTTGCCGGGAGCAATGGCGGGCGGAATGA
- the proB gene encoding glutamate 5-kinase, which translates to MSRDGRGRRRVVVKIGSSSLTEADGSLALSRMRQMVSDMVRLERESGCQFVLVSSGAIAAGLGRLGWQRAHISMPEKQAAAAVGQVLLMEHYERLFAEHGIAVGQILMTRADVEDRKRFVNIRNTVMALLQRGVMPIINENDTVAVDEIRFGDNDTLAALVALVAEADTLVLLTDIDGLYTANPRQDPTATRIAEVEAITDEIERIAGGAGSSAGTGGMRTKIAAAKIATQSGVEVVIAHRDEPRVLERVLGGEPVGTRFLASREPVSLRKSWLLHAPKPEGALQVDHGAMRALIAGGKSLLLPGLVQVHGEFQEGAVVELVGPTGAAFGKGISNFSSRDLAEWLAKKRAGEDVHALHEVVHRNDMVIWTEATAG; encoded by the coding sequence ATGTCGAGGGATGGACGTGGGCGCAGACGCGTGGTGGTGAAAATTGGGTCGAGCTCACTCACCGAGGCGGACGGATCGCTCGCACTGTCGCGGATGCGCCAGATGGTGTCCGATATGGTGCGGCTCGAGCGTGAGTCGGGGTGCCAGTTTGTGCTTGTCTCCTCGGGCGCCATCGCGGCGGGGCTCGGCAGGCTCGGCTGGCAGCGCGCGCACATCTCGATGCCGGAGAAGCAGGCGGCCGCGGCGGTGGGCCAGGTGCTCCTCATGGAGCACTACGAGCGGCTGTTTGCCGAGCACGGCATCGCGGTGGGGCAGATCCTCATGACGCGCGCGGACGTGGAGGATAGGAAGCGGTTTGTGAACATCCGCAACACGGTGATGGCCCTGCTCCAGCGCGGCGTGATGCCTATCATCAACGAGAACGACACCGTGGCGGTGGACGAGATCCGCTTCGGCGACAACGACACGCTGGCGGCGCTCGTGGCGCTCGTGGCGGAGGCGGACACGTTGGTGCTGCTCACCGATATCGACGGCCTGTACACGGCCAACCCGCGCCAGGATCCCACAGCGACGCGGATTGCGGAGGTCGAGGCCATCACGGACGAGATCGAGCGCATCGCGGGCGGAGCCGGATCGAGCGCAGGCACGGGCGGGATGCGGACGAAAATCGCGGCGGCGAAGATTGCCACGCAGTCCGGCGTGGAGGTCGTCATTGCGCATCGGGACGAGCCGCGGGTGCTTGAGCGGGTGCTCGGCGGCGAGCCGGTGGGCACGCGGTTTCTGGCGTCGCGGGAGCCGGTCAGCCTGCGCAAGTCGTGGCTCTTGCACGCGCCGAAGCCGGAAGGCGCCCTGCAGGTGGATCACGGCGCCATGCGCGCGCTCATCGCGGGCGGCAAGAGCCTGCTTTTGCCGGGCCTCGTGCAGGTGCATGGCGAGTTTCAGGAGGGCGCCGTGGTGGAACTCGTCGGGCCCACCGGCGCGGCGTTTGGCAAGGGCATCTCGAACTTCTCCTCGCGCGATCTCGCCGAGTGGCTCGCGAAAAAGCGCGCAGGCGAGGACGTGCACGCGCTGCACGAAGTGGTGCACCGAAACGACATGGTGATCTGGACGGAGGCGACGGCGGGATGA